The nucleotide window GTTTGAATCTCCAGCAAGGATCAACTCTTTTTCTTCTTTTGAAAATTTCTGGGAAAAAACCAAGGTTCCCACGAACAGTAATATTAAGACCGTAAAATTCCGCATCGTTTATTTTTATTTCAAAGATAAATATTTTGGGCCCCTTATCCGCCTTCCGCTCCCAATCTTTTTTGCAGAAGATCTGTCATTAATAGAACCCAAGACCACGCAAAAAAGGATTTCCGCTCAAGTCGGGGTGCGCTTCGCCAAGTTGAAGCTTTTAGATTCTATTCATTTTTACATTAAATTTCCAGATATTTTTAAAGTTAAAAAAACATCTTCACCAAATCCGATGGACAAAATGCTTGAATAGGATATCTAAAAGGACCTTATGTTTGATAAAAGGTCAAGTTGCATTAAACAAAAGCTGTTGATGTTTTTCGATTTAAAACAAAATGAGACAAAAAAAAAACGTTCCCCCGAAATGATCCGGGAGAACGTCAACTAGAGAGAAACTAACAACTATAACTCAACTACAGTATAATGAATTTGTGTTTTAATTGATCACTTCATTTTTCCTTCTGTTAAAAATCCAGAAGATGATTGGGAAGATGAGCAAGGTCAGTATCGTTGCGGTAATCAGTCCACCAATGATGACAATCGCCAAAGGTTTCTGAGATTCAGAACCGATCCCTGTGGAAAGTGCTGCTGGCAGAAGTCCGATAGAGGCCATCAAGGCAGTCATCACCACAGGTCTCGTTCGCACTTTCACGCCTTCCATAATGGATGAATCCAAGGATAATCCGTTCTTGACATTTTGATGGAACTCAGAAATCAGGATCACCCCATTTTGGATACAGATCCCGATCAGTGCAATCATCCCAACACCTGCAGAGATCCCGAAATTCATATTGGTCAAATGTAGTGCGATGATCGCGCCGATCAAGGCAAAGGGAACATTCGCCAAAACCAAAAGTGAATCTTTCATATTCCCAAATAAGATAAACAAAAGGAAGAAGATCCCAATGATACTGATCGGAACCACCTGCGTCAATCGGTTGGTGGCTCTTTGCTGATTCTCAAACTGTCCGGTCCATCCAATCGAATAACCATCTGGCAATTTGATCTTATCTACTTTCTTCTGCGCATCGGCAATCGTTCCACCGAGATCTCGGTCACGGATAGAGAACTTGACCCCAATGTAACGCTTGATATCATCTCTGTAAATGAAAGCTGCCCCATTTTCTTTCTCGATCGTACTGATTTCCTTCAATGGAATCTTCGCACCGTCCTGAGTTGGAACCATTAGGGATGCGATATCTTCTTCATTCTTTCTGTATTCCTGAGCGTAACGCAATCTGATAGGGAATTTCCGTTCGCCATCAAACATTTCAGAACCTGTCTTTCCACCAAAGGCCATTTCCAGAACGGCTTGTGCATCGGCTGGTAACACGCCGTACGCCGCCATTTTGCTTCTGTCCAAAACCACGCTGATCTCTGGCTGACCAATATTCTTGATGATTCCAGGTTCTTTCACACCTTCCACATCTTTGATGGAAGCCAGAACTTCGTCCGCCAGTCTGTCCAAAGTATGCAGATTGTCACCATAGATCTTGATGCCATTTTCCGCTTTGAAACCCGCCACTGCTTCAGCAACGTTATCAGAAATAGGTTGTGAATAATTGAAGGTGATGCCTTGGTAATTTTTCAATTTTTTATCGATCTGCTCGATCAATTCATCGTACGTGATCTTCCGTTTCCATTCATCTTTTGGTTTGAGGCTGACGGCGAACTGTACGAAACCAAATCCGTTCGGGTCGGTTCCGTCATTACTTCTACCCGTCTGCGCCAGAACATCGGTCACTTCCGGGAAACTCATAATGTCTTTTTTGAGTGCGTTGGCTGTGACCAAAGATTTGTCCAGGGACGAACTCATAGGCATTTCTGCTGTGATCCAAAGCGAACCTTCATTCAACTGTGGTAAGAATTCGGTTCCAAGGAATGTTGCTGAAAATAAAGTGATCGCCAACACCGCAGTCGAAACGAAAAGGCTGACTTTCTTATATCTGAACGTGAACTTCAAACCTTTCATCACATATTTGTCCCAGAATTCCACGAATGGATTGTGTCTTTCCTTAACATTTTTCTTTAAGAGCAAATGCGACATCACAGGAACCAAAGTCAGCGTGAATATCAATGCACCCAGCAATGCAAAACCTAAGGTGAATGCCAATGGAGAGAACATTTTACCTTCCACTTTTTGGAAAGAGAAAATCGGTAAAAGAGAGGTGATGATAATTAATTTTGAAAAAAAGATCGCTTTTCCTAATCCGGTTCCGGTTTGTTTGATCCAACCAGCTTTTGCCATTTTGTTGAAGCGTTCCATTCCATATTTCTTCGCTTTGTGGTCCAGCATTACGAATAATCCTTCGACCATCACGACGGCACCGTCAATAATGATCCCGAAATCCACTGCTCCTAAGGATAATAAGTTGGCGCTCATTCCAGCCATCTTCAAACAGAAAAAAGCAAACAGTAATGACAATGGAATGATGATGGATACAATCAGGGTCGTTCTCCAATCTGCCATGAAGATCAATACAATGACCGTTACGAGAATGATTCCTTCCAAAAGGTTGTGCATCACCGTATTGGTGGTAAAATCCATCAAGTTTTGGCGGTCGTAGAAAGTCCTCATTTTGACATCCTTCGGAAGGATCTTGGTATTCAGTTCCTCGATCTTGGCTTTCACCAGTTTCAGAACTTCCTGTGCATTCTCGCCTTTTCTCATCACGACGATTCCTTCCACCGTGTCATTCTCATTATTGAGAGAAGCCTGTCCAACTCTCGGCATCGAGCCTTCGTGAACGTCTGCCACATACTTGACAAGGATCGGATTTCCGCTGTCGTTATGAACGGTGATATTTTCGATGTCAGCAATGGATTTAACCAAACCAATTCCACGAACGACATAAGCCTGACCGCTTTTCTCGATGACATCGCCGCCGACATTCAGGTTGCTATTGGTGACGGCATCCAGAACTTCGGTTGGTGTCAGGTTGTATTTGTCTAATTTTCTGGGATCGATACTTAATTCAAAAACTTTGTCCTGACCGCCGAAAACATTGACGTCCGCAACGCCAGGAACACTTCGCAAAGCTCTGTCGACCACCCAGGTTTGGAGTGTCAAAAGGTCTCTGGAATCCCGGTCTTTGCTTTCTAAGGTGTAACGGTAGATCTCTCCCGTCGGTCCATAAGGTGGCTGCACTTCCGGGTCTATTTCGTCTGGCAAACTGACGGTTCGCAATTGGTTGTTGACCATATTCCTTGCGAAAATATCGTCCACTCCATCTTCAAACAAGATCTTGACGATGGAAAGTCCGAACATTGTGGTACTTCGGACGCTTGTCTTTTTCTGGACCGGACTCATTGCCAGTTCAATCGGTGTGGTGACGAATCGTTCTACTTCTTCTGCACTTCGCCCGTTCCATTGGGTGATGATGACGATCTGTGTGTTCGTCACATCCGGGAAAGCTTCAATCGGCATATTCTTGAAACTGATGAAACCGGCAACCGCCAGAATCGCCACCCAAATGAATGTGAAGGCTTTATTTTTAAGGGAAAATCCTATGATACTTTTTATGAATTTGTTCATATTTTATATTTTGAATCACAATTTTTATTTATGATTATTCATATTAATACTGATCCGTAGGTAAAACTTACGGCTATTGATAGTAAACCTTGATGGTTTCTCGGAAAGCTTTAAATATTAATTATTCAAAGAGCGGTAAATCAACAATTGATTGTTGGTCACCACGGTTTCACCTTCTGCAAGGCCACTTGCGACGTAAGTGTTCTCTGTATTTTGTTTCAGGATTTTGATCTCCTTGACCTTGATATCGGTTTGGGATTTGTAAACCACTACAAAATATCGGTTGTCATCGAAGATGACGGCACTAGATGGAATCGCCAAAGCGGTTTCGTTTTCTGCAGAAGAAACCCGGATAGTTGCCTTACTTTCCGGGATCAACAAGCCTTGAGAATTATCTAGAACTACCCTAGCCTGCATAGAATTGGTATCTGGGTCGATGATCTTGAAGACCTTGTCGATCTTGCCAAAAAAGACTTTATCGGGATAGGACAATGTGGAAACCTGGGCTTTCATTCCAAGGTTGATCTTATCAATGTCCGCTTCGTTGACATTCATAATGGCCCAGACATTTTTGGTATTTGCAACATCGAAGATATTCTCGCTTCGGTCGCTTCTGAGTTCCATATCTTTATTGATGTCTTTATGAACGATGTAGCCATTGATTGGCGAGATCACGCTGTAGATATTTCCTCTTTTCACATTGTAAACCGTGCTTACCGCGTTGGATCGGTGCAAAGCATCTTTGGCTTTTTGAACTTCGCCCTGTGCTTCCAAGATATCTTTTTCCGTGTTGAGTTTGCCGGCGTACATTTCTTTGGCAACGCGAAGATTGTTCTCAGCCACGAGCAAATCTGTTTTCGCATCGCTGACATCTTTCTGAACTTCTGCCAACTCGGTACTTCTGATGGTTGCCAAGACCTGACCTTTGTGGACATAATCTCCTAATTCAACATTCACACTTAAGACATTGCCGCCAACCAGAGGGAAAATATCGATGTAGGTATTTTTGTCCGCAGAGATCTTTCCGTAGAAGCTGTATTCGTCCTCAATGAATTTCTTTTCCACCTTGGCAAATGTTGTGGATTTCAGCATTGTTTGGCTCAATTCAAAACCTTTTGTCTCTTCCTTCACAATTTCTTCCTTTTTGGAACAGGAGATCAAACTGATGGCGAGGATAATGGGAATAATAATTTTTTGCATTAATAGAAGATTTTGGTTTGTACTAATTGATTGAGCTGCTCTGCAGAGATCATAATCTGCTTTTTCATTTCGTAGATCTGCAGCACCGTTTGTCTGTAGCTTTCCAGAAAGTCTGTGAAATCCATCAGGCTGATGTTTCCGCTTCGAAAGTTCTTGAGGATTCCGTTATAAACCGTATTGAGGTTTTCTACATCCACAGGTTTAAGTTCGAAATATTGGTCGTATTGATTTTTCCAGGTTTGATAGGCCGATTCTACCTGCGTTTCGAGATTCAGTTTTTGATATTCTGAGTTTTTCTCGTTTTGTTGGATTGCATATTTTGCTTTTTCAACATTTCCTTTGTTCACTTTCCAAAGTGGAATGGGGATTCCAACCTTCAAATTGATCTCATTTCTGAATGTTCCAGAGTTTTGATCGTATTCTGCGCCAAGATTCAGATCTGGTGTGTTCAATGATTTTTGCCATTGGGCGAAGAGTTTGCTGTTCTCTATCAATCGAAGATTATAAAGATAATCGGCATTGTTGACCAAAGCTTTTTCTTTGAGGATCTCCAAATCGCCGAAAGGCTGAGAGATTAAAATGTCATTCTCGTCAAGCTTGGAAATGTTGGGAAGAATGTTGTCTGAATTGCCTGTCAGGATCTTCATATTTTGCTGGAATGCCAAAATATTATTGTTGATCTCGATCTTATCATTGTTTAACTGAATGACGATGCTTTGAAGTCTTACATAATCCTTGAGTGAGATATTTCCTTTATCCGTCTGGATCTTGTAAGCTGCCAAAAGCTCATTCATATATTTCAACTGTCCATCGATGCTGATCTGTTTCTTTTGTTCGTAGATCAGATTGTAATAAGTCTCCCGAAGTTGAGATCGCAGGTCAACCAACAACTGGTTGAATTGCAATTGCGAAAGTTCCTTGTTGGATTTGGCAAATTGGATCTCGTTTTTCTTTTTACCACCGAGATAGATGAGCTGTGTGATCTCTGCACCTTTTGCCCGGCCAACATCGAAAGCGCGCTTGTCCTCGGGATTGTAAGCATTCACGTAACCGCTGATCTGTGGCAATTCCCAGATCTTGGCCTGCATAATATCGGCGTCTGCCATACTGATATTGTACTGCGCGGCGAGAACTTGAAGGTTGTTTTTTTGAAATGCTAATTCGCAATCCTGAAGAGACATCTGCTGCTGTCCGGATAGACAGACAAATGCCGAAACGGATAACACTAGCGTTGTTATTTTATTCATTTTATCTCGTTTTGGTTTTACAAAAGTGACCTTCCTCGATTAAAACGGACTTAAATGAGACTTAAAAAAAACTTAATTGTGGTTTTGAATGCAAAGCATGCAAGGATTTTTTGAACTTATTGAAAATATTTTAAAGCAATATTGTTCTCGCAGATCAAGCAGATTTTGCAGATTTAAAAACGCAGTATTGTCATTCCGTATGTTTAAACTTTGCGAAGCGCAGCCCGACTTGAGTGGAGCTCTTTTTTGCATTGGGAAAAGCCAAGGCAAAAAGATTGGGAGCGGAAGGCGTATAAAGCTGCCCCAAATAAAATATTACTTATTAAAAATCACGGTGAAAAGATTCTCATTATCCGAGAGCGAAGTGTAGGAAATCTCCGCTTTGTGATATTCCAAAATGCGTTTCACGATGCGCAAACCAAGGCCAGAACCTGATTTGTTTTGAGAATTGCTGCCTCGCATGAAGGCTTCAAATAGTTTTTCTCTTTCGGACATTGGAATGATGGTTCCTCTCGAAAAAATATTGACAATGATCCGGAATTCGGTTTCTTTGATGGAAATGTCAACTTCCTGATCATCTGAATAGAGCGCCGCGTTTTTGAACAGATTGATAAATGTGATCTCCAGTAGAGACTTAACACCTTTGACGGTCAGAAATGCATCTTCACTACTCTCTTCGTCGATCTGGAAATCCATTTTGAATTCCGGGAAATTACGATGAACAGACTCGAAAGCGTCGAAAACCACTTCGTCAATCCGTACTTCTTCATAAACGCTGGCAATGCCTTCTTTGTCAAACTTCGAAAGTAAAAGCAACGAAATCGTAAGGTCCGACAATTGATGAACATCCTGCAACATTTGATTTAAGGTCGCTTTGGTTTTTGGCGAATGATTTTCAAGTTGAATCAAATTTTCCAGCTGAAAGGCCATTCTTGTCAATGGCGTTCGCATCTCGTGAGCCGCACTGGAATTGAAGTCTTTCTGCGACTGGAAAACATCATTGAGTCGGTTGGTCATTAGGTTAAAGGAAGTTGCCAAAACGCCAATTTCATCTTTTGGATTTTTGACTAAAACAGGCGTTGTAAGTTTATGAACACTTATTTCTGAAATATCGGATTTCAAAATTTCCAAAGGTTCTAAAAACTTCGAAACAATATAATAACTGAAAAACCAAATCAAAATGATGCTGACAACATAAGAAAAAATCAACATATACTTTAAAAAGTCAAGTTTCGATTCTCCTGTAACATCCTGAGCGCTTGTAAGAATATAATAATTTTCACCGTTGATATTCCTTAATGTCGCATAAATTTCTGGTGCCGAATGTTCTATATAAACCGTTTTCTCTTTGTCCAATCGTTCCAGAAGTGACTCGTCCCAAGAAATCTTTTTGTCTTTCAATGTACTGTAAACCAATTCTTTTTCTGCATTGAAAATCATAATATTCTCAT belongs to Chryseobacterium sp. KACC 21268 and includes:
- a CDS encoding efflux RND transporter periplasmic adaptor subunit, which encodes MQKIIIPIILAISLISCSKKEEIVKEETKGFELSQTMLKSTTFAKVEKKFIEDEYSFYGKISADKNTYIDIFPLVGGNVLSVNVELGDYVHKGQVLATIRSTELAEVQKDVSDAKTDLLVAENNLRVAKEMYAGKLNTEKDILEAQGEVQKAKDALHRSNAVSTVYNVKRGNIYSVISPINGYIVHKDINKDMELRSDRSENIFDVANTKNVWAIMNVNEADIDKINLGMKAQVSTLSYPDKVFFGKIDKVFKIIDPDTNSMQARVVLDNSQGLLIPESKATIRVSSAENETALAIPSSAVIFDDNRYFVVVYKSQTDIKVKEIKILKQNTENTYVASGLAEGETVVTNNQLLIYRSLNN
- a CDS encoding TolC family protein, with the protein product MNKITTLVLSVSAFVCLSGQQQMSLQDCELAFQKNNLQVLAAQYNISMADADIMQAKIWELPQISGYVNAYNPEDKRAFDVGRAKGAEITQLIYLGGKKKNEIQFAKSNKELSQLQFNQLLVDLRSQLRETYYNLIYEQKKQISIDGQLKYMNELLAAYKIQTDKGNISLKDYVRLQSIVIQLNNDKIEINNNILAFQQNMKILTGNSDNILPNISKLDENDILISQPFGDLEILKEKALVNNADYLYNLRLIENSKLFAQWQKSLNTPDLNLGAEYDQNSGTFRNEINLKVGIPIPLWKVNKGNVEKAKYAIQQNEKNSEYQKLNLETQVESAYQTWKNQYDQYFELKPVDVENLNTVYNGILKNFRSGNISLMDFTDFLESYRQTVLQIYEMKKQIMISAEQLNQLVQTKIFY
- a CDS encoding CusA/CzcA family heavy metal efflux RND transporter encodes the protein MNKFIKSIIGFSLKNKAFTFIWVAILAVAGFISFKNMPIEAFPDVTNTQIVIITQWNGRSAEEVERFVTTPIELAMSPVQKKTSVRSTTMFGLSIVKILFEDGVDDIFARNMVNNQLRTVSLPDEIDPEVQPPYGPTGEIYRYTLESKDRDSRDLLTLQTWVVDRALRSVPGVADVNVFGGQDKVFELSIDPRKLDKYNLTPTEVLDAVTNSNLNVGGDVIEKSGQAYVVRGIGLVKSIADIENITVHNDSGNPILVKYVADVHEGSMPRVGQASLNNENDTVEGIVVMRKGENAQEVLKLVKAKIEELNTKILPKDVKMRTFYDRQNLMDFTTNTVMHNLLEGIILVTVIVLIFMADWRTTLIVSIIIPLSLLFAFFCLKMAGMSANLLSLGAVDFGIIIDGAVVMVEGLFVMLDHKAKKYGMERFNKMAKAGWIKQTGTGLGKAIFFSKLIIITSLLPIFSFQKVEGKMFSPLAFTLGFALLGALIFTLTLVPVMSHLLLKKNVKERHNPFVEFWDKYVMKGLKFTFRYKKVSLFVSTAVLAITLFSATFLGTEFLPQLNEGSLWITAEMPMSSSLDKSLVTANALKKDIMSFPEVTDVLAQTGRSNDGTDPNGFGFVQFAVSLKPKDEWKRKITYDELIEQIDKKLKNYQGITFNYSQPISDNVAEAVAGFKAENGIKIYGDNLHTLDRLADEVLASIKDVEGVKEPGIIKNIGQPEISVVLDRSKMAAYGVLPADAQAVLEMAFGGKTGSEMFDGERKFPIRLRYAQEYRKNEEDIASLMVPTQDGAKIPLKEISTIEKENGAAFIYRDDIKRYIGVKFSIRDRDLGGTIADAQKKVDKIKLPDGYSIGWTGQFENQQRATNRLTQVVPISIIGIFFLLFILFGNMKDSLLVLANVPFALIGAIIALHLTNMNFGISAGVGMIALIGICIQNGVILISEFHQNVKNGLSLDSSIMEGVKVRTRPVVMTALMASIGLLPAALSTGIGSESQKPLAIVIIGGLITATILTLLIFPIIFWIFNRRKNEVIN
- a CDS encoding ATP-binding protein, with protein sequence MMFVVYISFNDFRRDEFKERFQKRLVFTVNFIEKSKDFEREAPIFFDENSDNVLLNENIMIFNAEKELVYSTLKDKKISWDESLLERLDKEKTVYIEHSAPEIYATLRNINGENYYILTSAQDVTGESKLDFLKYMLIFSYVVSIILIWFFSYYIVSKFLEPLEILKSDISEISVHKLTTPVLVKNPKDEIGVLATSFNLMTNRLNDVFQSQKDFNSSAAHEMRTPLTRMAFQLENLIQLENHSPKTKATLNQMLQDVHQLSDLTISLLLLSKFDKEGIASVYEEVRIDEVVFDAFESVHRNFPEFKMDFQIDEESSEDAFLTVKGVKSLLEITFINLFKNAALYSDDQEVDISIKETEFRIIVNIFSRGTIIPMSEREKLFEAFMRGSNSQNKSGSGLGLRIVKRILEYHKAEISYTSLSDNENLFTVIFNK